The following proteins are encoded in a genomic region of Leptospira langatensis:
- a CDS encoding class I SAM-dependent methyltransferase, producing the protein MIQKLEQIREEQRNSWNRFSSGWKKWDDLFMDFLEPMGNEIIRLLDLKSKDIVLDVAAGTGEPGLTIASQINNGYVIITDLAEDMLAIAKENAAARGINNIDTIACDVSELPFGNETFDSISCRFGFMFFPDMTLAINEMVRVLKPGGKIAASVWNVPEKNFWITAIMGVINRNMEIPAPPPGSPGMFRCAGDGVISDLFLKAGLKKVSVKEVNGKLKCGTAETYWNVMTEVAAPIVAALSKADDAMKEKIKREVLELVNQKYPKDGVMIDSSSLVVYGQKP; encoded by the coding sequence ATGATCCAAAAATTAGAGCAAATTAGGGAAGAACAGAGGAACTCTTGGAATAGATTTTCATCGGGCTGGAAAAAGTGGGACGACCTCTTTATGGACTTTTTAGAGCCGATGGGGAATGAGATCATCCGATTGCTTGATCTGAAAAGTAAAGATATAGTTTTAGATGTGGCTGCAGGAACTGGGGAACCGGGACTCACTATTGCATCGCAGATCAATAACGGATATGTAATCATTACCGACCTCGCTGAAGATATGCTAGCGATAGCAAAAGAGAATGCAGCTGCTCGCGGAATCAATAATATAGATACGATTGCCTGCGACGTAAGTGAATTGCCTTTTGGAAATGAAACATTCGATTCTATTAGCTGTCGTTTCGGCTTTATGTTCTTTCCGGATATGACATTGGCGATAAATGAAATGGTGCGGGTCCTTAAGCCGGGAGGAAAAATTGCTGCTTCCGTTTGGAATGTTCCCGAAAAGAATTTTTGGATCACCGCCATTATGGGTGTTATTAATAGAAATATGGAGATACCGGCACCTCCTCCTGGTTCACCTGGAATGTTTCGCTGTGCAGGTGACGGCGTCATTTCGGATCTTTTTTTAAAAGCAGGCCTGAAGAAAGTCTCTGTTAAAGAGGTCAATGGAAAACTGAAATGCGGTACAGCGGAAACATATTGGAACGTTATGACCGAAGTGGCCGCACCTATCGTTGCGGCTTTGAGCAAAGCCGATGATGCGATGAAGGAAAAAATAAAAAGGGAAGTGCTTGAGTTGGTTAATCAGAAATACCCGAAAGACGGTGTGATGATAGATTCAAGCTCTTTAGTCGTTTACGGACAGAAACCTTAA
- a CDS encoding MBL fold metallo-hydrolase, with translation MKDILFYQLFEPQSSTYTYLIADLKTKEAAIIDPVWETVDRDLKLISELGLYLMYILETHIHADHITGASEIRKNTMARTAVSALAEIDCADILLVDGQVLELGEKRIKAISTPGHTNACMSFLFEGMLFTGDSLLIRGTGRTDFQEGSASKLYESITQKLFTLPDDIQVYPAHDYHGISSTTIALEKELNPRIGKNRSKEDFQKIMDELQLAVPKKMHIALPANNVCGKSEVVKSMIESNLLGYKFTSSMAGGR, from the coding sequence ATGAAGGATATTCTTTTTTACCAGCTTTTCGAACCGCAATCTTCTACGTATACATATCTGATAGCAGATCTAAAAACAAAGGAAGCGGCAATTATCGATCCTGTTTGGGAAACCGTAGACAGGGATCTGAAACTGATTAGCGAACTAGGTCTTTATTTGATGTATATATTAGAAACGCATATTCATGCGGATCATATTACCGGAGCTTCCGAGATCCGGAAGAATACCATGGCAAGAACCGCAGTAAGCGCTTTAGCGGAGATCGATTGCGCGGACATTCTACTCGTGGACGGACAGGTCTTAGAGCTGGGAGAAAAAAGAATAAAGGCGATCTCCACTCCAGGACATACGAACGCGTGCATGAGCTTTCTCTTCGAGGGAATGTTGTTTACGGGAGATTCCTTGCTGATCCGGGGAACAGGAAGGACCGATTTCCAAGAAGGATCCGCTTCCAAGCTTTATGAAAGTATCACGCAAAAGTTATTCACTCTTCCGGATGATATTCAAGTTTATCCGGCTCATGATTATCACGGAATATCAAGTACCACTATCGCTTTGGAAAAGGAACTCAATCCGAGGATCGGAAAGAACCGCTCTAAGGAAGACTTCCAAAAGATCATGGATGAGCTACAACTTGCTGTCCCTAAGAAAATGCATATAGCTCTTCCTGCAAACAATGTCTGTGGGAAATCCGAAGTAGTGAAATCAATGATCGAAAGTAATCTTTTAGGTTATAAATTTACATCTAGCATGGCAGGTGGCAGATGA
- a CDS encoding DUF6691 family protein translates to MTYNIGALIVGLLFAIGLGVSGILQPAKIIGFLDVFGKWNPALLFTMAGAVGVHFITYKLIRKRKTPMFSKEWFIPTRQEITPALVIGSLIFGIGWGLGGYCPTVSVTTLASFEIRPIIVFASIIFGMLLFGFIDKKMHLKSKLE, encoded by the coding sequence ATGACTTATAATATAGGCGCGCTGATCGTAGGGTTATTATTCGCCATCGGCTTAGGTGTGTCCGGGATCTTACAACCTGCAAAGATCATAGGATTCTTAGATGTCTTCGGGAAATGGAACCCTGCCCTGCTATTCACTATGGCAGGCGCAGTAGGAGTCCATTTCATCACTTACAAATTAATACGTAAGAGAAAGACGCCGATGTTCTCTAAAGAATGGTTTATTCCAACCCGGCAAGAGATCACTCCAGCTTTGGTCATAGGAAGTTTGATCTTCGGGATCGGTTGGGGACTTGGTGGCTATTGTCCTACAGTTTCAGTCACTACTCTTGCGAGTTTCGAGATCAGACCGATCATCGTCTTCGCAAGTATCATATTCGGAATGTTACTCTTCGGATTCATAGACAAGAAAATGCATCTAAAAAGCAAACTTGAATGA
- a CDS encoding YeeE/YedE family protein translates to MSTEWMMSLVGGTMIGIAVSLMLLWNGRVTGVSSIVYGVLVPHKGDIAWRWYFIVGLLLGGLSLKITAPQFLAIEVQTSTWIGALAGTLVGFGAMLGGGCTSGHGVCGVSRVSPRSIVATIVFMSAGMAAVAFLRKTGLMI, encoded by the coding sequence ATGTCAACAGAATGGATGATGAGCTTAGTCGGCGGAACAATGATCGGTATCGCCGTTTCCCTCATGCTTCTTTGGAACGGAAGAGTTACCGGAGTGAGCAGTATCGTATACGGGGTCTTGGTACCTCACAAAGGCGATATAGCCTGGAGATGGTATTTCATAGTCGGACTACTATTAGGTGGACTTTCTTTGAAAATTACCGCTCCTCAATTCCTGGCGATCGAAGTCCAGACAAGTACATGGATAGGCGCTCTCGCCGGGACTTTAGTCGGCTTTGGTGCGATGCTCGGAGGAGGTTGCACGAGTGGACACGGAGTCTGCGGAGTGAGCAGGGTTTCTCCTAGATCGATCGTTGCAACGATCGTTTTCATGTCGGCGGGAATGGCAGCTGTAGCCTTCCTTCGTAAAACCGGGTTAATGATATGA
- a CDS encoding adenylate/guanylate cyclase domain-containing protein, translating to MKTRERERLHRDGLINFSMAFTAAGFLWSILYFALGFPQSAMIPGGYALLSLMSLLFVFATGKYLAFRFLQFLFILILPVLLQLSLGGFNNSGAVIIWAILCPLGALSFAPVRHGLVWFGLFLIVLVSTGVAEIYLELPAPKVERNLQILFFVINIMGAGTLTFFSLYYFISKNKQEHDRAENLLLNILPEPIAERLKRNPSTIADGYQMVSILFADIENFTVISQKVSPEALVHFLNDVFSYFDILAEKYGMEKIKTIGDAYMAVAGIPIWNEHHAESAMQMAIEMQKFVRTLKDPSGNPMKMRIGIHSGPVVAGVIGKKKFAYDLWGDAVNTASRLESHGVSGRIQISETTYDLLRDTSKIEIRRLVDVKGKGPMTTYLSYE from the coding sequence ATGAAGACAAGAGAACGAGAAAGACTTCACAGGGACGGGCTTATTAATTTCTCCATGGCATTTACCGCTGCGGGTTTTTTATGGAGTATTCTATATTTTGCATTAGGGTTTCCACAATCGGCTATGATCCCGGGAGGATACGCGCTTTTGAGCCTAATGAGCCTATTATTTGTTTTTGCTACTGGCAAATACTTAGCTTTTCGATTTCTTCAGTTTCTTTTCATTTTAATACTTCCGGTGCTTCTGCAATTAAGCTTAGGAGGTTTTAATAATTCGGGAGCGGTCATCATTTGGGCAATCCTCTGTCCGCTCGGCGCGCTTTCTTTCGCTCCGGTCCGCCACGGCTTGGTTTGGTTCGGATTATTCCTGATCGTTCTGGTTTCTACCGGAGTCGCCGAAATTTACCTGGAGCTGCCTGCGCCTAAGGTAGAGCGTAATTTGCAGATACTGTTTTTCGTTATAAACATAATGGGTGCGGGGACCTTAACGTTTTTCAGCTTATACTATTTTATTTCAAAGAATAAGCAAGAGCATGATCGCGCAGAGAACCTTCTTCTGAATATCCTACCGGAACCGATCGCAGAGAGATTGAAACGAAATCCTTCTACGATTGCAGACGGATATCAAATGGTTTCCATACTATTTGCAGATATAGAGAACTTTACCGTGATCTCTCAGAAAGTTTCTCCGGAAGCCTTGGTCCATTTTCTGAACGATGTGTTCTCTTATTTCGATATTCTCGCTGAAAAATATGGAATGGAGAAAATCAAAACGATAGGAGATGCATATATGGCGGTTGCTGGAATTCCGATTTGGAATGAGCATCATGCGGAGAGTGCGATGCAAATGGCGATCGAGATGCAAAAATTCGTTAGGACCTTAAAGGATCCTTCCGGAAATCCCATGAAAATGCGGATCGGAATTCATTCGGGACCTGTTGTCGCCGGTGTGATCGGGAAAAAGAAATTCGCTTACGATCTTTGGGGAGATGCGGTAAATACCGCAAGTCGATTGGAATCCCATGGAGTATCCGGTAGGATACAGATCTCCGAAACGACTTATGATCTGTTGAGAGATACTTCTAAGATCGAAATTCGTAGATTAGTGGATGTAAAGGGCAAGGGACCGATGACAACCTATCTCAGTTATGAATGA
- a CDS encoding sulfite exporter TauE/SafE family protein, with translation MLLLGYISSFIMGTLLGLIGAGGSILTVPILFYLFGQDAVIATTNSLFIVGTAALVGAFIRIRNGDANIKVGILFIIPSFLGIYIARNLILPAIPNVLVFPFGITLTKSPLIMTVFAIVMTFSAFAMIRSNDPNSQESSKPKTEPYDFLAIGFKGLTVGMITGFVGAGGGFLIIPALVLLLKFSIRQAIGTSLAIIAANSLFGFAISFTPAQSKSCPLLLIISILGIGGMILGQTLSSKMNEKYLKSGFGYFTLAVASSILFDQGLRVF, from the coding sequence ATGTTGCTCTTAGGTTATATCTCCTCCTTTATTATGGGAACCTTACTTGGCTTGATTGGTGCTGGAGGTTCCATCCTAACGGTTCCCATACTTTTTTACCTCTTCGGACAGGATGCGGTTATCGCTACAACAAACTCCCTCTTTATCGTCGGGACGGCAGCGTTAGTAGGAGCATTCATTAGGATCAGAAATGGAGATGCAAATATAAAGGTTGGGATCCTTTTCATAATACCAAGCTTTCTAGGCATTTACATCGCAAGAAATCTCATTCTGCCCGCAATTCCAAATGTATTGGTTTTTCCATTCGGGATTACGTTAACAAAATCCCCGTTGATAATGACCGTATTTGCGATCGTAATGACCTTTAGTGCTTTTGCAATGATCCGCTCCAATGATCCTAACAGTCAGGAATCTTCTAAACCCAAAACAGAGCCTTATGATTTTTTAGCGATCGGCTTCAAAGGTCTTACAGTAGGAATGATCACCGGCTTTGTAGGAGCTGGCGGAGGCTTTCTCATCATCCCAGCTCTTGTATTATTATTGAAATTTTCAATACGGCAGGCAATCGGCACATCCCTTGCTATTATCGCCGCAAACTCTCTCTTCGGGTTTGCAATCAGTTTCACGCCTGCGCAAAGCAAAAGCTGTCCCTTGCTTCTGATCATTAGCATTTTAGGGATCGGAGGAATGATCTTAGGACAGACACTTTCCTCTAAAATGAATGAAAAGTATCTAAAAAGCGGTTTTGGTTATTTTACATTAGCAGTTGCATCTTCGATCTTATTCGATCAAGGCCTGCGAGTATTTTAA
- a CDS encoding TetR/AcrR family transcriptional regulator — protein sequence MQETSLRETIVTVAGELFIDRGYNAVSIKQIADAANCTTAALYYYYEEGKGAILKGVLRSLLPEPELVFQECANATSLKELFSCITIKVCAHESANVKKDRWLLAEFPNFGESDRQVIYEKLQAVHSAICTQVSRFLDDPESVRILSWVFMCTSFGYGQLFGTLQLGKVAPFSIEDFAEKISDLLSNSVAIDNKIV from the coding sequence ATGCAAGAAACAAGTCTACGCGAAACGATTGTGACTGTTGCCGGCGAGCTTTTTATAGACCGCGGTTATAATGCAGTTTCGATAAAGCAGATTGCGGATGCGGCGAATTGTACAACTGCCGCGCTTTATTACTATTATGAGGAAGGAAAAGGGGCGATTCTAAAAGGCGTTCTTCGCTCGCTCTTGCCTGAGCCGGAGCTTGTTTTTCAAGAATGTGCGAACGCGACATCACTCAAGGAATTGTTTTCTTGTATTACGATAAAAGTTTGCGCACACGAATCGGCCAATGTTAAGAAAGACCGCTGGCTTTTGGCTGAGTTTCCGAACTTTGGCGAATCCGACAGGCAAGTAATCTATGAGAAACTGCAGGCGGTCCATTCTGCCATCTGCACGCAAGTGAGCCGTTTTCTGGACGATCCAGAATCTGTACGAATCCTATCTTGGGTCTTTATGTGCACGAGCTTTGGCTACGGACAGCTATTTGGCACATTGCAACTGGGCAAGGTCGCTCCATTCTCCATCGAAGATTTTGCCGAGAAAATTTCTGACTTACTCTCCAATAGCGTAGCGATCGACAATAAGATCGTGTAA